A single region of the Panthera tigris isolate Pti1 chromosome B1, P.tigris_Pti1_mat1.1, whole genome shotgun sequence genome encodes:
- the NUDT18 gene encoding 8-oxo-dGDP phosphatase NUDT18 codes for MASEGLAGALAAVLGGQGLSVHSCDSAPAEEPPAQVRLRKNVCYVVLAVFLNEQDEVLLIQEAKKECRGSWYLPAGRMEPGETIVEALQREVKEEAGLHCEPLTLLSVEERGPSWIRFVFLAQATGGILKTPKEADAESLQAGWYPRTSLPTPLRAQDILHLVELAAQYRQQARHPLILPQELPCSLVCQRLVATFTSVQTVWVLVGTVGMPHLPITACGFTPMEQRGGIKMAILRLLQECLTLHHLAVETKGLLGLQHLGKDHADGICLNVLVTVAFRNPGMQREPPKVRGENFFWWKVMEEDLQSQLLQRLRESSVIPVNR; via the exons ATGGCCTCGGAGGGTCTGGCCGGGGCGCTGGCGGCGGTGTTGGGGGGCCAGGGGCTGAGTGTGCACAGCTGTGACTCGGCACCGGCCGAGGAGCCGCCGGCGCAGGTGCGGCTGCGGAAGAACGTCTGCTACGTGGTGCTGGCCGTGTTCCTCAACGAGCAG gaTGAGGTGCTACTGATCCAGGAGGCCAAGAAAGAGTGCCGTGGGTCCTGGTACCTACCCGCGGGGAGAATGGAGCCTGGGGAGACCATCGTTGAGGCACTGCAGcgggaggtgaaggaggaggcTGGGCTGCACTGTGAGCCTCTGACGTTGCTGTCTGTGGAGGAGCGGGGCCCCTCCTGGATCCGCTTTGTGTTCCTCGCTCAAGCCACAG GTGGAATTCTCAAGACTCCCAAGGAGGCAGATGCAGAGTCCCTGCAGGCTGGCTGGTACCCTCGGACCTCCCTGCCCACTCCGCTGCGAGCCCAGGACATTCTGCACCTGGTGGAGTTAGCTGCCCAGTACCGCCAGCAAGCCAGGCACCCTCTTATTCTGCCCCAGGAGCTTCCCTGCAGTCTGGTCTGCCAGCGGCTTGTGGCCACCTTTACCAGCGTCCAGACAGTGTGGGTGCTGGTGGGCACAGTGGGGATGCCTCACTTGCCCATCACTGCCTGTGGCTTCACTCCCATGGAGCAGAGGGGTGGCATCAAGATGGCCATCCTGCGGCTGCTACAGGAGTGTCTGACCCTTCACCACTTGGCAGTAGAGACCAAGGGGTTGCTTGGACTGCAGCACCTGGGCAAAGACCATGCAGATGGCATCTGCTTGAACGTGCTGGTGACTGTGGCTTTTCGGAACCCAGGTATGCAGAGGGAGCCCCCAAAGGTTCGGGGTGAGAACTTTTTTTGGTGGAAGGTGATGGAGGAAGACCTACAAAGCCAACTCTTACAGAGGCTTCGGGAATCCTCTGTCATCCCAGTCAACAGATAG